TCCTGACCAAGGCCGTGATCGACCTGATCGGAATCAGCGAGGTTGCGCCGGCGCCGAAGGATGACCCACGCAGATCGCCATCCGCAACGACCCCGGCGTCGATTCCCGACGATCATGTCGAGACGCCGACGGCGAAACCGGAGCCGGTGTCCGTGGAGCCGCGCGCACGCACTGCGCGTTCGTTCGAGCGCACCGGAAACTTCACGTCCGAAACGCTGCCCGATCTGCTGGCATGGATCATCGAGTCCCGGTTCACGGGCGCGTTGCAGGTCGAGGGCGAGCCCGGCGCGAAGCAGGCGTTCTTCATGGACGGATCGCCGGTCTTCGTGCAATCGAATATTCGGGAAGAATCCCTCGGGCGCATGCTCCTCGAAAGCGGCCTCATCTCCGAAGACGCTTACCGCGACGTCATGGCCGCGAGCGCCGAAACCGGGCGCAAGGTCGGAAACCTCGTGGTGGAACGCGGTCTCATCGGCCCGGAGGAACTGACCGCGCAGCTTTGCCGCCAGACCGCGCTCAAGCTCGCCCAATTGTTCGCGTGGCCGGACGGGCGATACCGTTTCGACGACAAGGCTCACTACCCCGAAAACGCCGCCACCTTCGAAGCCTCGCCCGCGGAAATCTTTCTCATGGGTTACGGGCGATTCGCGCCGATCGAAGCGCTCGAAAAGCTCTTCGCGCGCGACCGCAATGCCGTTCCGCTGGCGACCACCCCGTCCGGCGCCTTCACGAATGCCGCAGAGCTTCTGGACGACGCGCAGCGCGCCCTGCTCGCGGGACTCGACGGCCAATCGAGCCTGGCGAAGATGTCCGCGCGCACGTCCATGCCGATGACCGCGTTTCTGCGAACTTTTTACGCGATCGTCTCCGTCGGCGCCGCGGGTCTTGCCGATGCACCGACAACGGCGACGAAACTGGTGCCCACCGCCGCCCCACGCAGCGTCACGGTGGACGAAAAGGAATTCGAGACCCGCGTCAACCGGGTCGCGGCGCGGCTCGAGGAAATGACCTACTTCGAATTGCTCGGTGTCGAACCCGATGCGAAGGACACGCAGATTGATGAGGCGTTCCGAAAAAAGCGCGAGGAGTTCAACCCCGATCTGCTCGGGTTCGACGCTCCCGCGCAACTGGTGCGCCGCGCGCGGGCGATCCTGAACAAACTGAATGAGGCCCGGACCACGCTTCAGGACCCCGAAGCCCGCCGCCGTTACAAGCGCAAGACCGCGCGGACCATGGTCGTGGACGAAAACGATCCGCAGGCGATGGCCCGTAAAAAGAAGATGGACGCCGAGGTGGCGTTTCAAAAGGGCCTCGTGGCGATGGAACGCAAGCGCTATCCCTACGCCGTCGAGTGCTTCGACCGCGCGTCGACGCTGGATCCGGATGTCGCCGAGTACCATGCGCGTACCGGGTATGCGCTGTTTCGGATGCTCGCCAACCAGGACGAGATGTGGGAGGACGCGACCAACCGGCTTTCCCAGGCGATCCGCATGGACGCCGAAAACGTGAACCACCGCATGTGGCTCGCCGAGATGCTGCGTCACCGGGGCGACGACGCGACGGCGTACAAAATTTATCGCAAGGTGCTGGAACTCGCGCCGAACCACGAAGAAGCGAAGCGGCAGGCGCATTATCTGGGGCAGCAGGTCGAGGCGAAGGCGCGCGAGGGCGAGGACGCGAAGAAATCGTCCGGCGGTCTGTTCGGGAGAAAGAAATGAGCGAGAACCTGACGGTCTTCATCGCCGAGCACGACGAGAGTTTCGCCTCGCTCGCCATGGGGCAGATCGCCGCGCGCGGCATGACCGTCCGCAAGTTTCGCTCCGGCGCGGAACTTCTGGAAGCGCTGGAGGAGCAACGCATCCCTCCCGACGTGCTTCTTCTCGCGGCCCTTCTTCCCGACCGAAACGGTCTTGAGCTTTGCAAGAAAATCAAGGACTACACGCCTTACTCCAAGATCAAGATCATCCTCGTCAGTTCGTTCCCACGCACGGCTCGGTTCGTGTCCGAAGCGAAAACGCGTTATCGGGCCGACTTCTATATCGAACAGCCCTTCGAGGTGACGCTGATCCCGGACGTCGTCGCCAAAGTCGCCGAGGGCGGCGCCGAGGAGATCACGACTCCCCCGAAAACGTCCGCCGGCGCACAGAAGGCGAGTGCGCAGACCGCCGCTCCGCGCAAGTCCTCGGAGCCGGCGGCGCCCACGCCCGTTCGCGACACAGAGCCCGAACGGCGAAAGCCCGAACAACGCAGGGCGATCGAGCCGGAATTCGAACCGCGACGTACGCGCCCGGTTCCGCGCGACATGGAGGGGCGTCGTGAATCCGACGCCGCGCCGACACCCCGACCCGCTGCACGGAGACCCGCGCGACGCATGCTGTCGCTGCCGCTCTCCGGAAATCTGCACGATGTGCTGTTGCCCGAGTTGCTGCTCTACCTGTATCAGAGCCGCTCAACGGGCGTGCTCAAGCTCAAGTGCGCCGACGAGGAACGACGCATCACGCTGCGCAACGGCGTTCCGGTCGCGATCGACACCAACTTCATCGCCGACCAGGCGCTCGGCCGAATCCTGATCGAACAGGAACGAATCACCACCGAGCAGTTCGACACGGCAAAGCGGACGGCGGATTTTCAGGGGCGGCGCATCGGCGAGGTGCTCGTCGAGATGGGCGCGGTGACGAGCCACGAACTGCTCGCCACGCTGCATTTTCAGGCGCGGCAAAAACTCATGAGCGCGTTCCGCCACCGCGAGGGCACCTATGTCGTCGAAGAGGGCACGCCGACCCTGCGCGACACGGGCCAACTCGAGGACAGCATCCTGTCCATCCTGCTCGCGGGCGTGAAGAACTATTACACGCTCACGCAGCTCGAGGAGCGCGTGTACAACAACAAGCGCCGCGTGGTGGCGAAGAACGACACGTCCACGGTTCGGCGAGGCGCGTTGCAGCTCACGCGCAAGGAATGGGAGCTGCTCGACCTCGTCAACGGCGAGCGGACCCTCGGCGAGATCATCAGCCTCGCGGAACTCTCGTTCGTGCGCACCTTCCAGATCGTGTATCTGCTCTTCCTGTTCGGGTTCATCCGTTTCGTCGACGAGGGGCCGGCGTTTTTCCAGATCGACGAACCGGTCATGAGCCGCGCGGTGGCCGAGGCCGACGAGCTGGCCGTCGCGCCGCCCGACCCCGGTCGCTCGATCGTCGAACTCGAGGGCGAAGGCGAGGACCGGCTCATGCGTCTGCTGTACCGGCTCAACGGCATGGCGGCGACGGGCACCGTCGTCGTCGGTTCCCGCCGCGACACGCACCGCATCGAAATGCGCCGCGGCAATCCCGTGCGCATCACGTCGGAGCGGCTCGATCACTGGAATCTCGGGAACCTGCTCGTCGAGCGAAACCTGATCACCGCCGACCAGCGCGACGCCGCCCTTGAGGAATCGAAAATGTCCGGCCGTCCACTCGGCGAGACCTTCCTCAAGCGCGGCGCGATCGGTCCGCACCAGCTCTACGAAGCCCTCGTCGCGCAGGTGGACGCGCGATTGCAGATGCTGTCCGAGGCGCTCGACGTCGAGGACATCCGGTTCGAACCGGGCGCCGACTCGGCGGATGACGCCGGAACGGGCGTCGACGTGTTGCGGGTCATCATTGCGGCGTTTCGGTCGCGCATGAATCGCGAGGCCGTGGAATCCGACCTGAAGCAACACCTGCTGCAAACGCCGAAAATGGCGCCCGCGGCACAAAGCCGCGTGCGCAAGAACCTCATCGACGCCCGCGAGGCGCAGCTCCTCAGTTCATTCAACGGCAAGCGCACGCTCGACCAGATTATCCGCATCACGCCGATCGGCCGCGAACGGGTGCTTTCGCTCGTGCACGCGCTCTACCAGCTCGGCCTGCTCGACTTCGAATCGGAGTTCGAGGCCGTGAAGGTTCGTTAGGTTCACACGCAGGAGGACGACGTGGCCGAATCGCCCTTCACGTTCCGCGAACTGACGCCGAGGGACTGGCCCGACATCGAAGCCCTCTTCGGTCCACGCGGCGCGTGCGGCGGTTGCTGGTGCATGTGGTGGCGCGTCGAACGCGGCGGCAAATTGCGGGAGGCCACCAAAGGCGCCCCGGCGAAAGCGACGTTCCGCGAACTTGTCGAGTCGGGCCGCGTGCGCGGCATCCTCGCCTTCGAGGGCGACGTCCCCGTCGGCTGGTGCTCCTTCGGTCCACGACCGTCGTTTCCCCGTCTCGAAACCGTCAAGGCTTACCGGCGGGACGACGGCGCGGCGGGTTGGTGCGTCAACTGCTTTTTCATCGCAAAGGATCGGCGCGGCCGAGGCGTCGCGGGCGGATTGCTCGACGCGGCGATCGCCGCCGCCAGGCGCGCCGGCGCACCGTGGCTCGAAGCCTACCCCGTCGTGTCGAAACCCGGTGCGACGGTGCCCGCGGTCTTCGCGTTCATGGGCCCCGAAACGCTCTTCGACACGCGGGGCTTTCGCGAGGTCCAGCGCCTGTCGCCCTCCCGCCCCGTCGTACGTCTCGCGCTTTCCTGACGCTTTTCATGTCCCGACACGGTCGAACGCGCCCTGACCGCCGTCATTCGTGACATGGCCCGATTCCGTGTTATCTTTTGCGTGAAGCGTCGCGACGCGCGGCGCGGGGAGCGGGCTCGATGCGTTGGTCGTGGGAAATTGGACGTCCTTTCGGAATCCCGGTGCGGGTCCACGCGACGTTCCTGATCCTGCTCGGCGTCGTCCTCTTCACCGGCGAGGGCGGCAAACCCGATCCCGCGGCGCTGCTGATCCTGCTCGTCGTCTTCGCGAGCGTGGTGCTGCACGAGCTGGGCCACTCCCTCGCGGCGCGGGCCTACGGCATCGTCGTGCGCGACATCACGCTCTGGCCGCTGGGCGGCATCGCGCGGCTCGAACGCATCCCAGAGCAGCCCGGGCGCCAGGTCGTGATCGCCGCGGCGGGCCCCGCCGTCAGCTTCGCGCTCGCCGGGCTCATCGCCGTGCCCGCGTTTCTCCTCATCCCCGACCTCGATCCCAAGACGCGCGCCGAGCAGATCCTTTGGTACGCCGCCGAGATCAACCTCATGCTCGGCCTGTTCAACCTGCTGCCCGCGCTGCCGATGGACGGCGGACGCATCCTGCGCGGCGTGCTGGCGATGACCAGCCTGAAGCCCAAGGCCACGTACATCGCCGCGCGCGTGGGACAGGCGTTCGCGATCGCACTCGCCGTGGGGGGACTTGCGCTCGGCCGGCCGTGGCTCGCGGTCATCGCCGTGTTCGTCTTCCTCACCGCCGAGCAGGAATGGCGCTCGGAACACGTCGTCGGGCGACTGCGTTCGGTGGCCGCGTGGCAGGCGATGCTCCGACCGGTGGCGACGGCGGGCCGCATGACGAGCATCGGCTCGCTCGCCGATTTCGCGCAGCAGTCGGAACAGCGCGACTTCCCCGTGACCGAGGGCGGTTCGCTCGTCGGCCTCGTCACGCGGTGGGATCTCGTGCAGGCGGTGCTCGACGGGCGGCGCGAGGATCCCGTGTTCACGATCATGGACCGCGAAATCCCAACGATCGCGCCCCATGAAACGCTCGACCATCTGCTGCCGCTGCGCATCCCCTTCGACCGCATCGTGCTGCCCGTCGTCGACCGCATGCGGGTCGTCGGCCTGCTCACCCCCGAGCGCCTCGCCGAGGTGCAGGCGCGGGGATGATCGACGCCATTTCGAACACCACCGGCGACGCGCCGCGCGCCGCAACTGCATTCTCCGAAAGGGAATTTGCATGACCCTGGCTTTTCTCTTCATGGCCGTCGGGCTCGTCGCGCTTGCGGGGGGCGCGGACATTCTCGTGCGCGGCGCGAGCCGCCTCGCCATGGCGCTCGGCATCAGCCCGCTCGTCGTCGGTCTGACGATCGTGGCCATGGGGACCAGCGCGCCCGAGCTCTCCGTCTCCATCGCGGCGGCCGTCTCGGGCAGTTCCGACATCGCGCTCGGCAACATCGTCGGCTCCAACATCGCCAATATCGGGCTCATCATGGGCGTCGCCGCGCTCATCGCACCGGTCGCGATCTCGGCGGCCATGCGTCCTTATTTTCCCGTGATGATCGCGGCGATGATTGCCGTACCCGCGATGGGGTTCGACGGGAGGATCGGCAGGATCGACGGAACTCTGCTCGTCGCCGCCGCCGTGATCTATATGTGGTGGATGGTCAAACGCCCGCACCCCGAGGCCGAAAGCCCCGAACCCGATCACGCCTCGGGATTCTTCCACACGCGATTCGGATACATTCTGATGATCCTCGGGGGACTCGTCGCCCTGGTCGTCGGGTCGAAACTGCTGGTGGACGGCGCGACGACGATCGCACGCGAGTTTGGCGTCTCCGAGCGCGTCATCGGCCTGACCCTCGTCGCGGTCGGCACGAGCCTGCCCGAGATGGCGACGTCGATCGCGGCCGCGTTACGCGGCAATGCGGCGATCGCCGTCGGCAACGTCGTCGGTTCAAACATCGCCAACGTCCTGGCGATCCTCGGTCCTACCGCGCTCATCCAGCCCATCGCCTCGCCGCGCACGCCGGGCACGACCCTCGACGCTGCGGTCATGCTCGGATTCGCCGCCGTCTTCACGGTTTTCGCGTTCGCGTTTCCGCGTGTCGGGCGAGCCGCCGGGGCGATGTCCGTTGCGGCTTACGCGGCCTACTGCATTTATCTGTTCGTCTGAGAGTCCAGATCCATCGAAAAGTGAAAGCTCTTCACGCAGAGCCCCTGCGAAAAGTAGAACCGGTGCGCGCGGTCGCGGTGCACGCCCGAATCGAGATGAAGTTCGCCGTACCCGTTCGAGCGCGCGTAATCCGCCAGTGCTCGCAGCAGCGCCCCGCCGAGTCCGCGTGAGCGGCAAGCCGCCGAGGTGACCAGATCGTCCACGTACAGGTGCCGTCCCCACGCGAGATTGTTCGCAACGCGAAATCCGGCCACGGCGGCGACCACGCCGGCCGCCTCCACGTAGGCCAGCCGATAACCTTCCGCCATCTGCGCCGCCGCGCGGCACGCGATCTCGTCCTCGTCCAGACGATCGCGAAGCTCGCGCAGCACGCGCGCGCACGCGCGGATCTCTTCGTCGGTCTCGACGATGCGCATCGCCCACTCTTCCTGTGACATGTTCGTCATCGAACTGCTCCGATCTTCCCGCGTGGGATCGTGACATTTCTCATACGCGATCCGTTGCAACTCGGCGATGATACCCCTGCAACGCACCGTTTCCATCATCGTGAATCGTCCGGACGCGCAGACCGCGTCGCGCACGATTCCCCATCGCCCGAAGGAGAGCCCCATGACCATCGCCATTACGGGAGCCACCGGCAATATCGGTTCCGTCCTCGCCGACCGGCTGCTGCGAGCCGGGGCGGACATCACCCTGATCGTGCGCAACGCCGAGAAGGCCAAACACTTCGCCGATCGCGGCGCGAAGCTCGCCGTCGGCGACCTGACCGACGAAACGTTCATCGTGAACGCCACGCGCGGCGCGAAGGCGCTGTTCTGGCTCACGCCGCCCAATTTCGCCGCGACCGACTTCCGCGCTTATCAGAACCGGCTCGGCGACATCGCGGCCAAGGCGATCGCGACGAACGCGATCCCTCACGTCGTGCACCTGTCCAGCTTCGGCGCGCACCTGGGGCACTCCGCCGGCCCCGTCAACGGCCTTTCCGACATCGAGAAAAAACTCGACGCGGTGTCGAAGAACATCATCCACCTGCGTCCCGGTTTCTTCATGGAAAACCTGTTCGGCAACCTCGCCACGATCAAGACCGCCGGCGCGATCTTCGGACCCATCTCACCCACCGTCACCT
The Deltaproteobacteria bacterium DNA segment above includes these coding regions:
- a CDS encoding GNAT family N-acetyltransferase — translated: MAESPFTFRELTPRDWPDIEALFGPRGACGGCWCMWWRVERGGKLREATKGAPAKATFRELVESGRVRGILAFEGDVPVGWCSFGPRPSFPRLETVKAYRRDDGAAGWCVNCFFIAKDRRGRGVAGGLLDAAIAAARRAGAPWLEAYPVVSKPGATVPAVFAFMGPETLFDTRGFREVQRLSPSRPVVRLALS
- a CDS encoding site-2 protease family protein; this encodes MRWSWEIGRPFGIPVRVHATFLILLGVVLFTGEGGKPDPAALLILLVVFASVVLHELGHSLAARAYGIVVRDITLWPLGGIARLERIPEQPGRQVVIAAAGPAVSFALAGLIAVPAFLLIPDLDPKTRAEQILWYAAEINLMLGLFNLLPALPMDGGRILRGVLAMTSLKPKATYIAARVGQAFAIALAVGGLALGRPWLAVIAVFVFLTAEQEWRSEHVVGRLRSVAAWQAMLRPVATAGRMTSIGSLADFAQQSEQRDFPVTEGGSLVGLVTRWDLVQAVLDGRREDPVFTIMDREIPTIAPHETLDHLLPLRIPFDRIVLPVVDRMRVVGLLTPERLAEVQARG
- a CDS encoding NmrA family NAD(P)-binding protein, giving the protein MTIAITGATGNIGSVLADRLLRAGADITLIVRNAEKAKHFADRGAKLAVGDLTDETFIVNATRGAKALFWLTPPNFAATDFRAYQNRLGDIAAKAIATNAIPHVVHLSSFGAHLGHSAGPVNGLSDIEKKLDAVSKNIIHLRPGFFMENLFGNLATIKTAGAIFGPISPTVTFPVIATRDIGEIAADILGNLDWSGRNVRELHGPRHLSWGEIAGTLGITLGREVKFVPVTAEQAIESMKGMGLPEDISNLYVELYRGIDSGVLSCEQPLGPQTATATTLEQFASDILKPAIDNMG
- a CDS encoding GNAT family N-acetyltransferase, whose translation is MSQEEWAMRIVETDEEIRACARVLRELRDRLDEDEIACRAAAQMAEGYRLAYVEAAGVVAAVAGFRVANNLAWGRHLYVDDLVTSAACRSRGLGGALLRALADYARSNGYGELHLDSGVHRDRAHRFYFSQGLCVKSFHFSMDLDSQTNR
- a CDS encoding response regulator, producing MAQRPKNVLVVENTESERRQLVGILTSMGYETYEAGTSDEALRAFKQYQPDLVIIEILIPGMGGLSVCKLIKEQAPDWAKVIVTSKLMQSRTMMDTAMRKNKADRFLQKPFEVGVLTKAVIDLIGISEVAPAPKDDPRRSPSATTPASIPDDHVETPTAKPEPVSVEPRARTARSFERTGNFTSETLPDLLAWIIESRFTGALQVEGEPGAKQAFFMDGSPVFVQSNIREESLGRMLLESGLISEDAYRDVMAASAETGRKVGNLVVERGLIGPEELTAQLCRQTALKLAQLFAWPDGRYRFDDKAHYPENAATFEASPAEIFLMGYGRFAPIEALEKLFARDRNAVPLATTPSGAFTNAAELLDDAQRALLAGLDGQSSLAKMSARTSMPMTAFLRTFYAIVSVGAAGLADAPTTATKLVPTAAPRSVTVDEKEFETRVNRVAARLEEMTYFELLGVEPDAKDTQIDEAFRKKREEFNPDLLGFDAPAQLVRRARAILNKLNEARTTLQDPEARRRYKRKTARTMVVDENDPQAMARKKKMDAEVAFQKGLVAMERKRYPYAVECFDRASTLDPDVAEYHARTGYALFRMLANQDEMWEDATNRLSQAIRMDAENVNHRMWLAEMLRHRGDDATAYKIYRKVLELAPNHEEAKRQAHYLGQQVEAKAREGEDAKKSSGGLFGRKK
- a CDS encoding calcium/sodium antiporter, with product MTLAFLFMAVGLVALAGGADILVRGASRLAMALGISPLVVGLTIVAMGTSAPELSVSIAAAVSGSSDIALGNIVGSNIANIGLIMGVAALIAPVAISAAMRPYFPVMIAAMIAVPAMGFDGRIGRIDGTLLVAAAVIYMWWMVKRPHPEAESPEPDHASGFFHTRFGYILMILGGLVALVVGSKLLVDGATTIAREFGVSERVIGLTLVAVGTSLPEMATSIAAALRGNAAIAVGNVVGSNIANVLAILGPTALIQPIASPRTPGTTLDAAVMLGFAAVFTVFAFAFPRVGRAAGAMSVAAYAAYCIYLFV
- a CDS encoding DUF4388 domain-containing protein, yielding MSENLTVFIAEHDESFASLAMGQIAARGMTVRKFRSGAELLEALEEQRIPPDVLLLAALLPDRNGLELCKKIKDYTPYSKIKIILVSSFPRTARFVSEAKTRYRADFYIEQPFEVTLIPDVVAKVAEGGAEEITTPPKTSAGAQKASAQTAAPRKSSEPAAPTPVRDTEPERRKPEQRRAIEPEFEPRRTRPVPRDMEGRRESDAAPTPRPAARRPARRMLSLPLSGNLHDVLLPELLLYLYQSRSTGVLKLKCADEERRITLRNGVPVAIDTNFIADQALGRILIEQERITTEQFDTAKRTADFQGRRIGEVLVEMGAVTSHELLATLHFQARQKLMSAFRHREGTYVVEEGTPTLRDTGQLEDSILSILLAGVKNYYTLTQLEERVYNNKRRVVAKNDTSTVRRGALQLTRKEWELLDLVNGERTLGEIISLAELSFVRTFQIVYLLFLFGFIRFVDEGPAFFQIDEPVMSRAVAEADELAVAPPDPGRSIVELEGEGEDRLMRLLYRLNGMAATGTVVVGSRRDTHRIEMRRGNPVRITSERLDHWNLGNLLVERNLITADQRDAALEESKMSGRPLGETFLKRGAIGPHQLYEALVAQVDARLQMLSEALDVEDIRFEPGADSADDAGTGVDVLRVIIAAFRSRMNREAVESDLKQHLLQTPKMAPAAQSRVRKNLIDAREAQLLSSFNGKRTLDQIIRITPIGRERVLSLVHALYQLGLLDFESEFEAVKVR